The Lycium barbarum isolate Lr01 chromosome 11, ASM1917538v2, whole genome shotgun sequence genome contains the following window.
AAATAACATAGAATCTGAAATTATCAAAAGACATAATTGGAGAGGGACCCTAAACATCAGAGTAAACAACATCAAAAGGCCTAgaacttgaaattgaattgtCATCAAATGGTAGAcgttgactcttattacataaacACGAATTGCAAAATGTAAAAGACTCAACATAGTTTACTGGTGGGTTGAAGGAAGAGACACAAGCTTTGGTAATGCAAGGTTGAGAATGGCCTAGACAAGCATGCCATAGATGCAGTGATGGAGACGTTGATGCAATAAAATGTGCTTGAGGATGAGTTGTGGCTGATTTGGTCATGTCCGTTGGCCACTCATAGAGATCGCCGTTACTCTTGCCTCGAAGAAGACATGCCCCCATGCTCAAATCCTTCACAACAAAAGAATAAGGAAAGAATTCAATGGAAGTTAGTTTTTGTCTACAAAATCGAGCAACATAAATCAACTTCTTTTTTATAGATGGAGAACAAAGAGCATTATTCAAAAGAAATTTGGTAATAAGACTAGGCGAAGTTAAAGTAGTGTGACCAATATGAGTGATAGGAATTCCTTTACCATCACCAACAATTATTTAGTCAGTGCCAGAGAATTCAGTTGGAGTGTGGAGAGATTGAGGGTTGTTTGTAATATGATGAGAGGCTCCAGAGTCAACAACCCAAGGGCTTGCTGGATTGGGAGCATAAGATTGACGGTTGACAAAATTGGCGTATGCTTTATTTGCATCGTGTGATTTGGACCTACAGACCTTTGTGATGAGCCCAAACTTATCACAGAGTTGGCATTGAATTCGCTGGTTATTGCTTTTTGTATTGTTCAGCTGGGTGAAAGAACTGTTATTTGGGACAGATTGGTTACGAAAGTTGGAGGAATTAGACGGAGCAGTGTTCCTATGATTGGAAGAGTTTGATGGTCTATTTCTAGGAGCATTGTTGTGGGAACGTTGATGAAGTTGAGCAGTGATCAGGGGTGTGTCAGCCTTAGGCTCCGAGTGTTTGATGAACATCTCATAAGCCAGGAGTTTGTCAAAGAGTTCTTCGAATGTGATAGGATTATCACGAGCTCTTATTGTTGTAGATAGATCCTTATATTCAGGGCCTAGACCACTCAGGACCTTAATGGCAAGTTCCTCGCTGTTAACGGGTGAACTACTGCAGGCCAAGTCATCTGCAATGGTTTTGATTTCTCTCATGTAATCGCTGATTGAATGCGCATCTCGTTTGATATTTGCCAGAGTATCGCACAAACTAAAAATCCTTGAGCGCGATTTGCTAGCATAAGTTGTTTGGAGAATGTCCCGAGCTTCTTTGGCAGTGGAAGCATGAGCAATGAGTGGGGCAATTGTAGCGTCAGCTGATGCCATAATGGCATTGTGAACAAGACTGTCTTGGTGTTGCCACAATTTGAAGTTGGGATTTGGGGAATGCTGATTATTTTTGTCTAGAATTTGCATGGATGGGATGGGCAGTGAGCCATCAACAAAGTTAAGAAGGTCATAGCCAAACAATAGTGTGGTAACCTGGGATTTCCATGTCGGATAATTCGCGCTTCCCGTTAGCTTGTAGAAAAGTTGTGATGCAGGGTTAAAGGAGATCAATTGAGAGGGTTGAACAATGTCCCATTGATTGAGAGTTACTAATGGGGAGAGCGCAGAGGAGTTTTCTGACattctggaaaaaaaaagaaggaaagaggATCGGATATACTCGTGAGAGTGTTTTCTATGCTCTTGATACCATATAAGAGTTGAATATGATTATGAAAGGCTTGGTTATCATTGATATAACGTATTGTATTTATACAGGTACATGTATATAAGAGAAAAGAGTTTGCTAAGCTTAAGAGACCTAAAGATAAGAAGAACTAAAATACGTATACAAATCAGATACTTATCCTAACATACTAGGACTGTACATCCTTATACTTATCACTACTGTGGGCTGCTTTTTAGCTGACCAAGAAATAAGATTCTTTCCAAAAAATACACAATAACCAGAAGTTGAACGTCGACTAGATTGGCATCCCGCCCAATCAACATCAGAATAAACAAGAAGATTAGGTGAGAAATCACAGTAGAGTTGTAGGCCAAAATCAACGGTACCTCGAAGGTAGCAAAAAATTCGCTTAACATTATGCAAATGAGTTTGGCGAGGTTGATGGAGAAACTGTGATTCTATGTTCACTGCAAACAGGATATCAGGTCGAGTGAAAGCCAGAAATTGTAATCCTCCAACCATTTTTCGATATTCAGTTGGATCCTTCAAAAGTGGTGAATCAATAGTGTGCCAAGTTTGCTTGCTATGTAAAGGAGTACTCACTGGCTTTGATTCAGACAAATTATGTCAAACCAACAAATTTGAAATATACTTTCTTTGGAATAACATTATTCTATAAGGATTAGGATTGATTTCAACCCCTAAGAAAAATCTCGAAGGACCCAAATCTTTTAAGGAGAATTCAGATTTCATAGCATCAATTATTTTCTGAATAAGATAAGAAGAAGAACCAAAGATAGCAATGTCATCAACGTATAAGAATAATAATATGAGTACCTGCAGATGAGTATAAAAACATGCTATGATCTGAACGACTTTGCATGAAACCCAAATCAGAAAGATATGTGGTAAGGCGCTCAAACCAAGTGCAAAGAGATTGCTTTAACCCACATAATGCCTTATTAAGCTTGCAAACATAATCTAGATAATCTGGAGGGATGAAGCCTCGAGGTTGGCACATGTAAATAGTTTCTGCCAAGTTTCCATGCAAGAGGGCATTAGAGATGTCTAGTTGCCTCATCAACTCTGAGAAAGTGCCAGAGATAGGACCAAACGTACAGTACAAGGTTTAACAATTGGAGAGAAAGTTTGATCATAATCAATTCCAAGTTGTTAAGAGAAACCTTGGGCGGCTAAACGAGCCTTGTAACACTCAATCTTTCCATCAGCTTTTCTTTTGATCTTGAATACCCATTTGTTACCAATCAGATTGTGATGAGGAGAAGGAGGAACCAATGTCCAAGTTTTATTAAAAATGAGAGCGTTATATTCAGCGCTCATGGCATCTCTCCAAGATGGGTCTTTTGCCGCTTCTGAGTAACAATAAGGTTCACATGGAACGAGAGTGACCGTTGCCAGTAAGGAAGGTAAGACTTTCAGCTTCAAAGAACCTGTCATAGAGCGAGTTGTCATCCCATGAATTTTGGAGTGCTGAGGAGCAACCACCGGAGAAGAAGAGGTTGTTTGGGATGAAGTATCAGAATTACTTGAGGTGGATGAATTAGGAGAATTATTAGATGGAAAATAATTAGGAGAACTATTAGATGGAGATGAATTAGGATAATTATTAGGCGGAGAAGGCTTAGCAGAATTATTAGATGGAGATGAATTATGATAATTATTAGATGGAGAAGAATTAGGAGAATTATTAGATGGAGAAAAATTGGTAGAGTTATTAGATGAAGATGAAAAAGTAGAAGAATTATGTAAATCAAGAGGTATGTTGGCGTGAGAATTGCCAGGTATTAAAGGTAAAGTAGAATTTGAGTTGGGAAAGGACTTTGAATTGGAAAGTGGTGTTTGAATCCCATAATTTGAGGGGAGAAATACATGGGTAGGTGAAGAAGAAAAATTAGGAGATGATGTAGGAGAGGTTGAGCTGTGAAAAAATCAAAGTTGGTAGGGATTTTTGGAGAATTAGAATCAGCAAACATAACATCATAAGAAAACACATCTTCCACAAATTTTACATGCCTAGAAATTAGTATTTTATTAGTTGATGGATCAAGGCATCTATATCCCTTGTGATCGGGTGAAATCCCCAAAAATAAGCAAGGAGTGGAACGAGGATGGTATTTTTGAACATGACCAAGACAATATGTGGATAACAAGACACCCAAATATTTTTACAAGTGATAAATCTGGCTCTTTATGGAATAAAGCTTTAAATGGTGAGGAGAACTTCAAATTTTGATGTGgtagcttgttaatcatataagTAGCATAAATAATATAAGTGGCATAAAGTAGAACTTCAAGCCAAACAGAGGCAGGTGTATAGCTTGAAAAACTAAGCAATGAATGACATCATTGAGGTATCAATGTTTGCGCTCGACATGACCATTTTGTTGGGGAGTATATGGGCAAGAAAATTGGTGAATAATACCCTAGTCATGGAAAAAGGTCTTAAATTGAGTATTATCGTATTCTTTATCCCATCAGATTGGAAATACGAAATCGATGAATCAAAGACATTAGAAACCATATTATAGAATTGAAGAAATTTTTCAAAAGTTCCTGATTTTGGGTGCATGAGATAAGTCTAAGAGAATTTGGTATAATCATCCATAAAGAACACATAATAACGATAACTGGAATTGGACACAATAGGGGATGTCCAAACATCAGAGTGAATTAAAAAGAAGGCTTTATTTGTTGTACTTGCAGAAGTGGAAAATGGGAACCTTGATTGTGTACCCAAATGACAAACATTACACATAGAAGGATTAAAACATGAAGAACTAGAATTAAATTTATTTTGGGATAATACATCAAACACAAGTTTTCCGGGATGACCGAGGCGCTTGTGCCACAATGAAGATTGCAAAGCAAATCCAAACAAAGCAGTGGGACATATTGATGGAGAGAAGCTCGAGGAAGATGAAAACGGATAGAGAGAGCCCAAGTTCCTACATTGGAGCAGTGTGCGGTTGGTCCTTGGATCCTTAATGGAAAAAAGAAGAGTCGGTGAATCTAGCAAAACATTTATTTTCAACACAAAGGCGATGAACAGATAATAAATTTTTCTTGAGTTGAGGAACAAGAAGAATATTTTTAAGAAGCAAACGTTGTTTAGAAGCAGGAAGAAAACTATGACTGATATGAGAGATAGGAAGTAGGTTACCATTGCCAATCATCACTTGTGCATTACCCTGATATGGAATGGGATCAGAAAGGACATTCGGATTTCCAGTCATGTGTGAGGAGGTGCCAGTATCAGGGTACTAGATTGTTGCTCGTACTTCTTCAAGGGTCATTGCTGACAAACCTTTGGGAGAATTATGTGGAACAAATGAATGGTTGAAGCGATTGCAACATTCCAAAGTTGTATGATTATAGTGAAAATAAATCTGATATTGTGTCGTCGATCTATTAACATTTGGAGTAGGCAGAGGGCCAAGGATGCTTGgagaaacacgagaagaattaccaaAATTGGTATTATAATTGTTCTGGGAAAATCCGCGACCACGATTCTTGTTATGAAATCCCCCACAACCATGATTTTGATTAGAGCCATGACCTTGATTTTTTTGATTGAAACGACTAGTGTCATTAGTATTTTTGTTTGAAGTAAAGAGAGCCGCCAATTGTTGAGAATCATCAGATGAAATGGCTTTGATGTGTTCTTCTTCCGTAAGAAGACAAGGgcgtagaaaaaaaaaagagggaaatGGCCAATTGGCATTTAATCTCGAAACAAACGTTCTGTATGAAGGAGGTATCCCTTGCAAAGTTTGAGTAACAAGGTCCTCATTTGATATTGGTTTACAGATGGCGGATAGCGCACTCGATAAAGAGTGCAACTGTTGTAAATATTCTTCCATGGAAAGAGACCCTTTCTTGAAGTTTATTTTTAAGATGGATCATAGAGGATTAAACATGGTCAAGAAAAAGCTTTTCCAGCATGATCCAGGCTTGATGAGAAGTCTCATAGTTGTAATTTATAAGCGTGTCAAGGACGGATGGTGACAACGTTGCATTGATCTAACTATGACCAGTTGTGTCACACTGTATCCATAATGTATATTGTGGTTGAGTGAGATCGGGGCATGGGAATAGAACCTTCCACAAGGTCCAAAAGATTTTGGCTACGCAAGAAAGGCTTGAAAACCTTTTTCCAAGTGAGATAGTTCAAAaggtacaattttttttatattagaaaTTGAGGGTGGCTGGAGGGGGAGCACCAAAATGACGGGTGTGGTGTTTTCTGGAGAAGAAAGAGTGGCTGATGTGGTGTTTTTTGGAGAAGAAATGGGTGAAGAAGGTGCCATCATAAAGAAAGAAGAGAGGAAGGATCTTTTACACTCTTGATACCAAATTGAATATATTCTGATGTGATAATCCAACACCAATGGGTTCATATATTTATAGTACAATTACGATAACAATACAATACAAGAATGGAAATGTAATAAGTCCTAAGATACATACAATCAATTAAGATATGTTATAGTAAATGCTAATATCCTGTAGATCCTCTATTTATGTGCAGAATATTCCCTAATACCAAGAATTATTCCCAGGATCACTGAAACTAGAGCAACCCCCAAAATAAATTTCAGGGGAATGGCAGCAGAACGTTCGACGTGTTGAACTTGTGATTCACTGGAGGATGGTTGAGTTGAAGAGACTTCCGACTTCTTCTTGCTGTTTCGCTTTGTTGGAGTAGAGAGCATTTGTCCAATGTCTGTGTCCCTAGATTTCACCTCTACGTCATCCTTTCGATCACTACTACTGCCACCAATATCCTGCAATTTGAATTACAGTAATTGCAAATCAGTAATCTTTCGAGTTAAGACATAAATATATGCACCTGCAGTAATTGCCTAGTAGTATGAATGATACCGTTTCAAAGTGTCACAAACCTGAAGTTGTAGAGCCTGTCCTTCAGAATTAAGCTGTTCTTTTAAGTTGTCTATAACCTGGTTTGAGGATTTAAGCTCTTCAACTGCTTCATTCTTCTGGGCAGATATAGCTGACATTTTGGCTTCTAAATCATCGAGTTTAGACCCAATTGAGGCCACTTTTCCCTTTAGCTCTGAGTTCTCTTGAGTTAGtgcttctttctcctttttaaaTTCAGTACACTTCCCTTTCAGCTCTTCAACAACGCCTTCAAGCTCAGATACCCTGTCAGAGTGCTTCTTAGATTCTGCTTCTGCCGCCACACATTTCTTCTCTAATGTGCTTATTTGTTCTTCAAGCTTCTGTTCCAGCTCCGAACTCTTTGCTAAAGCTTGAGAAAGAAGAGAATCTGCATTCCAGAATTTGTCCTCTGAGAGCTGCAATTTCACCTCTAGATCACTACATAATTCCTTCATCTGGACTACATTATTGTTTAGCTCAGCTACAGCAGCTTCAAGAGCTCCTTTCTCTGTAGATAGTTTGGCCAGCTCCTCCTGCGACACTGAGAGTTGTGTTTCCTGGCTTTTCAGTTTAGCTTCAATATCTTCCTTTAAACCTACTTCCTCCTGAAGCTTCAACTTTATGTCTTCCAACTCAGATAACTtagcccgaagatcttctttacTGGACGATAATAGAAGCTCAAGAGCCAAAATATCCTCCTTTACCTGAGATTCAGAAGCTTTTCTCATGTCCAGCTCTTGGCTTAATTCATCTATAAGAGCTTCTTTTGATGCAAGTTTCTTCTCAATATCTTGCACTTGTGATTTTGAGATCTCTAACTCTCCTTGAACTTTAGAAAGCTCTGAAGCTCTGGTCGTGAGTGCTTCTTCAAGCTCTTGCTCAAGCTCTCCCATCTTTTTCTTTGAGCTTTCAAACTCGAGGCTAAGTCTGTCAAATGCCTCCTTAACCTTAACATGCTCCTTGCTATTCAATTCGTGAGCTTGCAATGCCTCTTCCAATGCTTTAAGCTCAGTGTTATATCTGTTTTTTGCTTCGGCACTCTGCTGTTGCAATTTCTTGTGATCAAGTTCAAGCCCTTCAAATTTCTTTTCAGTTTCCTCCAGCTTCGCTTTTGTGAGAGACAATTCATCCTTTAACTTCACATTTTGAGAGTCAATGTCTTTTAATGCCCCAACAACTCTTACCAATAAAAGCTTAAGTTCTTCTAACTTTTCTACAGCTTCATGATATCCGTTTAGGTCTTCAAGATATTTTCTTTGTAGTTCAAGATATTTTTCCAAGCGCACGGACATCCTAAACATGGCAATTGGCATTTTCTTAGTTCTTGTCATCATTTGTTGCTTATAGCGTGGCCTCCCTTTTGgatgataaaaataataatggaGGTTCTGTTCCCAATATTTTACCCCATTTCTACCTTCGATTGTCAAACAGGATTACTATGTACACACACGACAATAGATTTATCCCTTCTACTACAGACAGCCGTCAATTTAGTTAAAACaaaaaggcttaatgcatatgcagccctcTAAATTTGCCTCTTTTTGTCATTTTAATACCTCAACTAAGTATTATTCTTATTAAACCCTTAAACTTGACCTCAAGTGTATCAATCAAATACAATCCAACTTACATAACATATATGGtgagtttcctttttttttagtttcattttCTTTAGCCTTGCGCGTGAACGTCAATCGCATCCTACGTGAAAAATTCAACAATTAAAACCGTTCACgcattttaattatacacatcattaAAAAATGTATACAACGACCTTTTTTCAAGAACCAAGCAATTTGGCCAATCAGGAATTGAAGACTAGCCTTTTGAGATTGATTTTGAAGCTTTTTTGAGATTCTAGAATAACATAATAGGCCCGGGTGTTGCTTAATATTTTTGGcttcttatttttcagttttggtttcacttttcagttttagttactaattttgatttcttattaTCCAGTTTTGTTATTTGATTGATTTAAGTAGTGCTTCTTCACTTGCATAGCACAGTAGCACACTTCTTCCTATTTGACGTGTATAATTAAAATTGCATGGTATTTTAATTGATTGAATTTTTCATGTAAAATGCGATTGACATTCACGCGCAAGGCTAAAGAAAATGAAACTCTTCATATATGTTACTATGAAAGTTGAATTGTGTttaatagacacacttgaggccaAGTTCAGTGGtttaataggaacaacacttaattGAGGTGCTAAAATGAAAAAAAGAGATAAGTTTAGGAGGTTGCATATGCactaagccaaaaaaaaaagtactaaAAAGTTAGGTAGGTCAAGTGAGCCAAGCCGGCTCGTATatgcaattaaaaaaaatattaggagtatGACAAAAGTAAATAACAATAGCAAAAACACGATTAGATCACAGTCACACTGTCACAGATCCAACAAATAAGAAATTCTGCCAACTCCAGATGCAAAGTTGAATTCTTTAATTAtttggctctttttttttttttttttttctgtcttGCAAAATAAATGGGGACAAAATTTGTAAGCTTAAAAGTATAAATTCAGATTCACTTTGTTGtggggcctcacataactagtagtaTTAGATGTTATAGTCCATTGCTTTGCAGTTACTTAACCTACTACTAAGAGACATGCCAAAAAAGTTACTTCGGATTCCACCTTTATTACTATTGTTTTCTTTGACATTCCACCACCTTTTAGTGAATTTAATAGTAAAAGAAATTTAAAACTAATCGAGTCTTAAGCATCACGGTGTCAGAACTTTACAttcaaaataatgagttgaaaagtaAAACCATATTAGCTCAAATTATTCCACGGCATAATGTCATATTACTAGATTTTCTCCTCGTAGCGTCCTAATATGTCTCATGGTATAAaagattattttccaaataaagcGAGAAAATGGAATATAGAAATACCGAAAGTCATACCCACAAAAATAGGAGTGGCAAAaattattatatacacaaaatccaTAGATATAGGAGTGGCAAAattattatatacataaaatatagtaAAAACTTATTCCGGAAAAGTACACTTGCAACACACGACACAAAAGACCATACACGATATATCGAAAACTTATTCGTGCGtaaaagtttcaaaatataaaaatggAAGGCAACTGAGACGAAGCAATTAAATGAAAAATTATCCAAGTGAACAACTGGAAACTACTATAGTATCTAGTAAAAATCATATTTAAGATCGAATCAAATGTAATATGCTATGGATATTCTCCTATTTCAAATCACACGAAAATTGAACTATAGTTTCTCTCGCATGTCCTCCTTCCCAGAAGACATAAATCATACTAATTGTAAGTTGTAAcgaaagggaaagaaaaaaaaaaggcgtAATTTGAGAGGCAAAAGCGCGTAAACAACGGGGGTAAGGTACCTTATTGATTCTCTCACAGTCTTCCAGGTAAGAATCGGAAacttatcatttctttaaatcaCATACAGATCCAATACTAATTATTGCACCATGAATATAATTGAATCCACTACTGATATAACCTCTCAACCACAAATTGCCAAAACAATTCTAGACAGTTTTAATACgccctctgttttaatttatttgttttaattttGACTGGACACAAAGTTAAATAAATTAAAGAAAACTTTGGGTCTTAAACTAAAGAAATGTATCATGCACCAAAATGTTCTTTAATTTTGTAATATTAAACATGTCACTAGATTGTTGAAAGTAAAGAGTTGTCAAATTAGAAAGAAACGTTACAAACTAAAAAAAGGgaagtaagacaaataaattgaaacgtcTCTTTTAACAAAAGTAACACATGATCAGAAGAACTGGTGCTTGATGATCAGATGGTTTACGAAGAAGCGAGC
Protein-coding sequences here:
- the LOC132618735 gene encoding uncharacterized protein LOC132618735 isoform X1, with amino-acid sequence MMTRTKKMPIAMFRMSVRLEKYLELQRKYLEDLNGYHEAVEKLEELKLLLVRVVGALKDIDSQNVKLKDELSLTKAKLEETEKKFEGLELDHKKLQQQSAEAKNRYNTELKALEEALQAHELNSKEHVKVKEAFDRLSLEFESSKKKMGELEQELEEALTTRASELSKVQGELEISKSQVQDIEKKLASKEALIDELSQELDMRKASESQVKEDILALELLLSSSKEDLRAKLSELEDIKLKLQEEVGLKEDIEAKLKSQETQLSVSQEELAKLSTEKGALEAAVAELNNNVVQMKELCSDLEVKLQLSEDKFWNADSLLSQALAKSSELEQKLEEQISTLEKKCVAAEAESKKHSDRVSELEGVVEELKGKCTEFKKEKEALTQENSELKGKVASIGSKLDDLEAKMSAISAQKNEAVEELKSSNQVIDNLKEQLNSEGQALQLQDIGGSSSDRKDDVEVKSRDTDIGQMLSTPTKRNSKKKSEVSSTQPSSSESQVQHVERSAAIPLKFILGVALVSVILGIILGIREYSAHK
- the LOC132618735 gene encoding uncharacterized protein LOC132618735 isoform X2, which codes for MSVRLEKYLELQRKYLEDLNGYHEAVEKLEELKLLLVRVVGALKDIDSQNVKLKDELSLTKAKLEETEKKFEGLELDHKKLQQQSAEAKNRYNTELKALEEALQAHELNSKEHVKVKEAFDRLSLEFESSKKKMGELEQELEEALTTRASELSKVQGELEISKSQVQDIEKKLASKEALIDELSQELDMRKASESQVKEDILALELLLSSSKEDLRAKLSELEDIKLKLQEEVGLKEDIEAKLKSQETQLSVSQEELAKLSTEKGALEAAVAELNNNVVQMKELCSDLEVKLQLSEDKFWNADSLLSQALAKSSELEQKLEEQISTLEKKCVAAEAESKKHSDRVSELEGVVEELKGKCTEFKKEKEALTQENSELKGKVASIGSKLDDLEAKMSAISAQKNEAVEELKSSNQVIDNLKEQLNSEGQALQLQDIGGSSSDRKDDVEVKSRDTDIGQMLSTPTKRNSKKKSEVSSTQPSSSESQVQHVERSAAIPLKFILGVALVSVILGIILGIREYSAHK